One Mercurialis annua linkage group LG3, ddMerAnnu1.2, whole genome shotgun sequence DNA window includes the following coding sequences:
- the LOC126674201 gene encoding truncated transcription factor CAULIFLOWER A-like isoform X2: protein MGRGKVELKRIENSTSRQVTFSKRRNGLLKKAFELSILCDAEVCLLIFSPTARLYQFASHEMDRTIARYRGEVGLIGSTDLSTRSFEFWRNETEELKRAIESLETRIKHFSGEDITTLGMKELKQLERQLKTGVERIRSKKRRIISEHINLMKRKHKELQEENAYLQKKVKLTELQDANINSGILGSNACNALNYIQRMVYDAADG, encoded by the exons atgggAAGAGGAAAAGTAGAGTTAAAAAGAATAGAGAACTCAACAAGCAGACAGGTGACCTTCTCCAAGAGACGAAATGGGCTTCTCAAGAAAGCTTTTGAGCTTTCTATTCTCTGTGATGCTGAAGTTTGCTTACTTATTTTCTCTCCCACTGCAAGGCTTTACCAGTTTGCTAGTCATGA AATGGATAGGACAATTGCAAGGTACAGAGGTGAAGTAGGGCTTATAGGATCAACTGACTTAAGCACCAGATCCTTTGAG TTTTGGAGGAACGAGACTGAAGAGTTGAAAAGAGCAATCGAGAGCTTGGAAACAAGAATCAA GCACTTTTCTGGAGAAGACATAACAACATTGGGTATGAAAGAGTTAAAACAGCTTGAAAGACAGTTAAAGACAGGAGTTGAACGCATCCGCTCAAAAAag AGACGCATCATTTCGGAGCATATTAACTTGATGAAAAGAAAG CATAAAGAACTACAAGAGGAGAATGCTTATCTCCAGAAAAAA GTTAAGTTGACTGAACTGCAAGATGCAAACATAAACTCAGGAATTCTGGGCTCAAATGCATGCAACGCTTTAAATTATATCCAAAG AATGGTATACGACGCTGCTGATGGCTGA
- the LOC126674201 gene encoding truncated transcription factor CAULIFLOWER A-like isoform X1, with amino-acid sequence MGRGKVELKRIENSTSRQVTFSKRRNGLLKKAFELSILCDAEVCLLIFSPTARLYQFASHEMDRTIARYRGEVGLIGSTDLSTRSFEFWRNETEELKRAIESLETRIKHFSGEDITTLGMKELKQLERQLKTGVERIRSKKRRIISEHINLMKRKHKELQEENAYLQKKVKLTELQDANINSGILGSNACNALNYIQSRMVYDAADG; translated from the exons atgggAAGAGGAAAAGTAGAGTTAAAAAGAATAGAGAACTCAACAAGCAGACAGGTGACCTTCTCCAAGAGACGAAATGGGCTTCTCAAGAAAGCTTTTGAGCTTTCTATTCTCTGTGATGCTGAAGTTTGCTTACTTATTTTCTCTCCCACTGCAAGGCTTTACCAGTTTGCTAGTCATGA AATGGATAGGACAATTGCAAGGTACAGAGGTGAAGTAGGGCTTATAGGATCAACTGACTTAAGCACCAGATCCTTTGAG TTTTGGAGGAACGAGACTGAAGAGTTGAAAAGAGCAATCGAGAGCTTGGAAACAAGAATCAA GCACTTTTCTGGAGAAGACATAACAACATTGGGTATGAAAGAGTTAAAACAGCTTGAAAGACAGTTAAAGACAGGAGTTGAACGCATCCGCTCAAAAAag AGACGCATCATTTCGGAGCATATTAACTTGATGAAAAGAAAG CATAAAGAACTACAAGAGGAGAATGCTTATCTCCAGAAAAAA GTTAAGTTGACTGAACTGCAAGATGCAAACATAAACTCAGGAATTCTGGGCTCAAATGCATGCAACGCTTTAAATTATATCCAAAG TAGAATGGTATACGACGCTGCTGATGGCTGA
- the LOC126674201 gene encoding truncated transcription factor CAULIFLOWER A-like isoform X3, whose amino-acid sequence MGRGKVELKRIENSTSRQVTFSKRRNGLLKKAFELSILCDAEVCLLIFSPTARLYQFASHEMDRTIARYRGEVGLIGSTDLSTRSFEFWRNETEELKRAIESLETRIKHFSGEDITTLGMKELKQLERQLKTGVERIRSKKRRIISEHINLMKRKHKELQEENAYLQKKLTELQDANINSGILGSNACNALNYIQSRMVYDAADG is encoded by the exons atgggAAGAGGAAAAGTAGAGTTAAAAAGAATAGAGAACTCAACAAGCAGACAGGTGACCTTCTCCAAGAGACGAAATGGGCTTCTCAAGAAAGCTTTTGAGCTTTCTATTCTCTGTGATGCTGAAGTTTGCTTACTTATTTTCTCTCCCACTGCAAGGCTTTACCAGTTTGCTAGTCATGA AATGGATAGGACAATTGCAAGGTACAGAGGTGAAGTAGGGCTTATAGGATCAACTGACTTAAGCACCAGATCCTTTGAG TTTTGGAGGAACGAGACTGAAGAGTTGAAAAGAGCAATCGAGAGCTTGGAAACAAGAATCAA GCACTTTTCTGGAGAAGACATAACAACATTGGGTATGAAAGAGTTAAAACAGCTTGAAAGACAGTTAAAGACAGGAGTTGAACGCATCCGCTCAAAAAag AGACGCATCATTTCGGAGCATATTAACTTGATGAAAAGAAAG CATAAAGAACTACAAGAGGAGAATGCTTATCTCCAGAAAAAA TTGACTGAACTGCAAGATGCAAACATAAACTCAGGAATTCTGGGCTCAAATGCATGCAACGCTTTAAATTATATCCAAAG TAGAATGGTATACGACGCTGCTGATGGCTGA
- the LOC126674672 gene encoding gamma carbonic anhydrase-like 2, mitochondrial yields MAAAALARISNKALTSTISPQRHFIARAFSAAAAAESPSTTQTITPSPDRVKWDYRGQRQIIPLGQWLPKVAVDAYVTPNVVLAGQVTVWGGASVWSGSVLRGDLNKITVGFCSNVQERCVVHAAWNSPTGLPAETSIERYVTIGAYSLLRSCTIEPECIIGQHSILMEGSLVETHSILEAGSVVPPGRRIPTGELWAGNPARFMRTLTHEETLEIPKLAVAISDLSKNYFLEYLPYSTIYLEVEKTRKKLGITI; encoded by the exons atggcAGCAGCTGCCCTAGCCCGCATCTCCAACAAAGCCCTAACCTCCACAATTTCACCACAGCGACACTTTATTGCACGCGCTTTCTCCGCTGCAGCCGCCGCCGAGTCACCATCAACCACCCAAACTATCACGCCGTCGCCGGATCGCGTGAAATGGGATTATCGAGGTCAGAGGCAGATTATACCCTTAGGTCAGTGGCTCCCTAAGGTGGCTGTGGATGCTTACGTCACACCTAATGTAGTCTTAGCTGGACAGGTCACTGTATGGGGCGGAGCTTCGGTTTGGAGCGGATCGGTCCTACGTGGCGATCTTAATAAGATCACCGTTGGATTTTGCTCCAATGTTCAAGAGCGCTGCGTTGTTCATGCTGCCTGGAACTCGCCTACag GATTGCCAGCAGAGACATCCATCGAGAGGTATGTGACAATTGGTGCGTATAGTCTCTTGCGGTCTTGCACAATTGAGCCAGAGTGCATCATCGGGCAGCACTCTATCCTCATGGAAGGTTCTTTGGTGGAGACACACTCAATCCTTGAAGCTGGGTCTGTGGTTCCCCCAGGGAGACGAATACCAACAGGTGAACTTTGGGCAGGAAACCCAGCAAGGTTCATGAGGACTCTGACCCATGAAGAAACTCTAGAAATCCCTAAACTTGCTGTTGCAATTAGCGACCTCAGCAAAAACTATTTCTTGGAGTATCTTCCGTACTCAACAATTTATTTAGAGGTCGAGAAGACAAGGAAGAAGTTGGGTATTACCatctaa